A window of the Salvelinus fontinalis isolate EN_2023a chromosome 14, ASM2944872v1, whole genome shotgun sequence genome harbors these coding sequences:
- the rgs4 gene encoding regulator of G-protein signaling 4, with protein sequence MCKGLATLPATCLKSAKDIKHKIGFLLQKPEFPTDQKQVKEKTTAVKRVSPADLEKWKLSFNNLMNCEGGRTVFTAFLKSELSQENLEFWNACEEYKKSAPNKMAVKAKEIYEQYIEADSPNEVNLDSATREETRQNLSIAGLSCFDDAQQKIFTLMEKDSYRRFLHSKLIQDLSLLSTTTPLCALKKIGGKIGCSENRCGA encoded by the exons ATGTGTAAGGGATTAGCAACACTGCCAGCAACCTGCTTAAAAAG tgcCAAAGACATCAAACACAAGATTGGCTTTCTGCTCCAGAAGCCTGAGTTTCCAACAGACCAGAAACAGGTCAAAGAGAAGACGACTGCTGTCAAGAG AGTTTCACCTGCTGATTTGGAGAAATGGAAGCTGTCCTTCAACAACCTGATGAATTGTGAAG gtgGTCGTACTGTGTTTACTGCGTTCCTGAAGTCAGAGCTCAGCCAGGAGAACTTGGAATTCTGGAACGCTTGCGAGGAATACAAAAAGTCTGCCCCAAACAAGATGGCGGTCAAAGCTAAAGAGATCTACGAACAGTACATTGAGGCAGACTCTCCAAATGAG GTGAACCTGGACTCAGCAACGCGAGAGGAGACCAGACAGAACCTGTCTATTGCCGGCTTATCCTGTTTCGATGACGCCCAGCAGAAGATCTTCACTTTGATGGAGAAAGACTCATACAGAAGGTTCCTCCACTCCAAACTGATCCAGGATCTGTCCCTGTTGAGCACCACCACCCCACTCTGTGCACTGAAGAAGATAGGAGGGAAAATAGGCTGTTCTGAGAACAGATGTGGTGcatag